One part of the Arabidopsis thaliana chromosome 4, partial sequence genome encodes these proteins:
- the B120 gene encoding S-locus lectin protein kinase family protein (B120; FUNCTIONS IN: protein serine/threonine kinase activity, sugar binding, protein kinase activity, ATP binding; INVOLVED IN: protein amino acid phosphorylation, recognition of pollen; LOCATED IN: plasma membrane; EXPRESSED IN: 13 plant structures; EXPRESSED DURING: 8 growth stages; CONTAINS InterPro DOMAIN/s: Curculin-like (mannose-binding) lectin (InterPro:IPR001480), PAN-2 domain (InterPro:IPR013227), Apple-like (InterPro:IPR003609), Protein kinase, catalytic domain (InterPro:IPR000719), S-locus glycoprotein (InterPro:IPR000858), Serine-threonine/tyrosine-protein kinase (InterPro:IPR001245), Protein kinase-like domain (InterPro:IPR011009), Serine/threonine-protein kinase, active site (InterPro:IPR008271); BEST Arabidopsis thaliana protein match is: S-locus lectin protein kinase family protein (TAIR:AT1G61610.1); Has 119638 Blast hits to 117946 proteins in 4361 species: Archae - 104; Bacteria - 13356; Metazoa - 43759; Fungi - 9937; Plants - 34742; Viruses - 415; Other Eukaryotes - 17325 (source: NCBI BLink).): protein MRFFRKTSLYLSLFLYFFLYESSMAANTIRRGESLRDGINHKPLVSPQKTFELGFFSPGSSTHRFLGIWYGNIEDKAVVWVANRATPISDQSGVLMISNDGNLVLLDGKNITVWSSNIESSTTNNNNRVVSIHDTGNFVLSETDTDRPIWESFNHPTDTFLPQMRVRVNPQTGDNHAFVSWRSETDPSPGNYSLGVDPSGAPEIVLWEGNKTRKWRSGQWNSAIFTGIPNMSLLTNYLYGFKLSSPPDETGSVYFTYVPSDPSVLLRFKVLYNGTEEELRWNETLKKWTKFQSEPDSECDQYNRCGKFGICDMKGSNGICSCIHGYEQVSVGNWSRGCRRRTPLKCERNISVGEDEFLTLKSVKLPDFEIPEHNLVDPEDCRERCLRNCSCNAYSLVGGIGCMIWNQDLVDLQQFEAGGSSLHIRLADSEVGENRKTKIAVIVAVLVGVILIGIFALLLWRFKRKKDVSGAYCGKNTDTSVVVADLTKSKETTSAFSGSVDIMIEGKAVNTSELPVFSLNAIAIATNDFCKENELGRGGFGPVYKGVLEDGREIAVKRLSGKSGQGVDEFKNEIILIAKLQHRNLVRLLGCCFEGEEKMLVYEYMPNKSLDFFLFDETKQALIDWKLRFSIIEGIARGLLYLHRDSRLRIIHRDLKVSNVLLDAEMNPKISDFGMARIFGGNQNEANTVRVVGTYGYMSPEYAMEGLFSVKSDVYSFGVLLLEIVSGKRNTSLRSSEHGSLIGYAWYLYTHGRSEELVDPKIRVTCSKREALRCIHVAMLCVQDSAAERPNMASVLLMLESDTATLAAPRQPTFTSTRRNSIDVNFALDSSQQYIVSSNEITSTVVLGR from the exons ATGAGATTCTTCCGCAAAACCTCactttatctttctctcttcttataCTTCTTTCTTTATGAATCTTCCATGGCTGCAAATACAATCAGAAGAGGCGAATCTTTAAGAGACGGAATCAATCACAAACCTTTAGTCTCTCCACAAAAGACATTCGAGCTAGGTTTCTTCAGTCCTGGAAGCTCTACGCATCGTTTCCTAGGGATTTGGTATGGGAACATCGAGGATAAAGCTGTGGTATGGGTAGCAAACAGAGCAACTCCAATTTCAGACCAATCTGGAGTTCTCATGATAAGCAACGATGGTAATCTCGTGTTATTAGACGGGAAGAACATCACTGTCTGGTCTTCAAACATCGAGTCAAGCActaccaacaacaacaacagagtCGTTTCTATACATGACACTGGGAACTTTGTTTTGTCTGAAACCGACACAGATAGACCTATTTGGGAGAGTTTCAATCACCCAACAGATACCTTCTTACCGCAGATGAGAGTTCGTGTGAATCCACAAACCGGAGACAATCACGCTTTTGTCTCATGGAGATCTGAGACTGATCCTTCCCCTGGTAATTACTCATTAGGGGTTGATCCCTCTGGAGCACCAGAGATTGTGCTTTGGGAAGGGAACAAGACGAGGAAATGGAGAAGCGGGCAATGGAACTCTGCGATTTTTACCGGGATTCCGAATATGTCTCTGTTGACGAATTATCTTTACGGATTCAAGCTTTCATCTCCTCCAGATGAAACAGGTAGCGTGTACTTCACGTATGTTCCTTCAGATCCATCAGTGTTACTTAGGTTTAAGGTTCTTTATAATGGAACCGAAGAGGAATTGAGATGGAATGAGACTTTGAAGAAGTGGACTAAGTTTCAGTCTGAGCCAGATAGTGAGTGTGATCAGTATAATCGTTGTGGCAAGTTTGGTATTTGTGATATGAAGGGCTCTAATGGAATCTGTAGCTGTATTCATGGTTATGAGCAAGTTTCTGTTGGGAATTGGAGTAGAGgttgtagaagaagaacaccGTTGAAGTGTGAAAGGAACATTAGTGTTGGAGAGGATGAGTTCTTGACTTTGAAATCTGTGAAGTTGCCTGATTTTGAAATTCCTGAACATAATCTTGTTGATCCTGAGGATTGCAGAGAGAGGTGTCTGAGGAATTGTTCTTGCAATGCTTATTCTCTTGTTGGTGGTATTGGATGCATGATTTGGAACCAAGATTTAGTGGATTTACAACAGTTTGAAGCTGGTGGTTCTTCGCTTCATATCCGTCTTGCTGATTCCGAAGTAGGGGAGAACAGGAAAACAAAGATTGCAGTGATTGTCGCGGTTCTTGTTGGTGTGATCTTGATAGGAATCTTTGCTCTGCTTCTATGGAGattcaagagaaagaaag ATGTTTCAGGAGCATATTGTGGTAAGAACACCGATACATCGGTTGTTGTTGCTGATCTGACCAAGAGCAAAGAAACTACTTCAGCGTTTTCAGGATCAGTAGACATAATGATTGAAGGGAAAGCTGTTAACACATCCGAGTTACCTGTCTTTTCTCTGAATGCTATAGCCATAGCTACTAATGATTTCTGCAAAGAAAATGAGCTTGGAAGAGGTGGATTCGGACCAGTCTACAAG GGTGTTCTCGAAGATGGACGTGAGATAGCTGTGAAGAGATTGTCTGGTAAATCAGGACAAGGAGTTGATGAATTCAAGAATGAGATTATTCTCATAGCGAAGCTTCAACATCGGAATCTTGTGAGATTACTTGGATGTTGCTTCGagggagaagagaaaatgCTTGTTTATGAGTATATGCCTAACAAGAGCTTGgatttcttcctctttg ATGAAACGAAACAAGCGTTGATAGACTGGAAACTGCGGTTTTCGATAATTGAAGGGATTGCGAGAGGATTGCTTTATCTTCATAGAGATTCAAGATTGAGAATCATTCATAGAGACTTGAAGGTTAGCAATGTGTTGTTAGATGCAGAGATGAATCCAAAGATCTCAGATTTTGGTATGGCAAGGATCTTTGGTGGTAACCAAAATGAAGCTAACACGGTTCGCGTTGTTGGAACTTA CGGATACATGTCTCCTGAATACGCGATGGAAGGACTTTTCTCGGTGAAATCCGATGTTTACAGCTTCGGTGTCTTGTTGCTAGAGATTGTAAGTGGGAAGAGGAACACAAGTCTTCGATCTTCTGAACATGGAAGTCTCATTGGTTAT GCTTGGTATTTGTATACTCATGGGAGATCAGAGGAGCTTGTGGATCCTAAGATCAGGGTCACATGCAGTAAGCGAGAGGCCTTGAGATGCATACACGTAGCGATGCTATGTGTTCAAGATTCGGCTGCGGAGAGACCCAACATGGCTTCAGTTTTGCTTATGTTAGAGAGTGACACAGCGACGCTCGCTGCGCCTAGACAACCAACGTTTACTTCCACCAGAAGAAACTCCATTGATGTCAACTTTGCTCTTGATTCGAGCCAACAATACATCGTTTCTTCTAATGAGATCACTTCAACGGTTGTTCTTGGACGAtaa
- the B120 gene encoding S-locus lectin protein kinase family protein: MRFFRKTSLYLSLFLYFFLYESSMAANTIRRGESLRDGINHKPLVSPQKTFELGFFSPGSSTHRFLGIWYGNIEDKAVVWVANRATPISDQSGVLMISNDGNLVLLDGKNITVWSSNIESSTTNNNNRVVSIHDTGNFVLSETDTDRPIWESFNHPTDTFLPQMRVRVNPQTGDNHAFVSWRSETDPSPGNYSLGVDPSGAPEIVLWEGNKTRKWRSGQWNSAIFTGIPNMSLLTNYLYGFKLSSPPDETGSVYFTYVPSDPSVLLRFKVLYNGTEEELRWNETLKKWTKFQSEPDSECDQYNRCGKFGICDMKGSNGICSCIHGYEQVSVGNWSRGCRRRTPLKCERNISVGEDEFLTLKSVKLPDFEIPEHNLVDPEDCRERCLRNCSCNAYSLVGGIGCMIWNQDLVDLQQFEAGGSSLHIRLADSEVGENRKTKIAVIVAVLVGVILIGIFALLLWRFKRKKDVSGAYCGKNTDTSVVVADLTKSKETTSAFSGSVDIMIEGKAVNTSELPVFSLNAIAIATNDFCKENELGRGGFGPVYKGVLEDGREIAVKRLSGKSGQGVDEFKNEIILIAKLQHRNLVRLLGCCFEGEEKMLVYEYMPNKSLDFFLFDETKQALIDWKLRFSIIEGIARGLLYLHRDSRLRIIHRDLKVSNVLLDAEMNPKISDFGMARIFGGNQNEANTVRVVGTYGYMSPEYAMEGLFSVKSDVYSFGVLLLEIVSGKRNTSLRSSEHGSLIGYVSFPKTKSKNCCSLLMSI; encoded by the exons ATGAGATTCTTCCGCAAAACCTCactttatctttctctcttcttataCTTCTTTCTTTATGAATCTTCCATGGCTGCAAATACAATCAGAAGAGGCGAATCTTTAAGAGACGGAATCAATCACAAACCTTTAGTCTCTCCACAAAAGACATTCGAGCTAGGTTTCTTCAGTCCTGGAAGCTCTACGCATCGTTTCCTAGGGATTTGGTATGGGAACATCGAGGATAAAGCTGTGGTATGGGTAGCAAACAGAGCAACTCCAATTTCAGACCAATCTGGAGTTCTCATGATAAGCAACGATGGTAATCTCGTGTTATTAGACGGGAAGAACATCACTGTCTGGTCTTCAAACATCGAGTCAAGCActaccaacaacaacaacagagtCGTTTCTATACATGACACTGGGAACTTTGTTTTGTCTGAAACCGACACAGATAGACCTATTTGGGAGAGTTTCAATCACCCAACAGATACCTTCTTACCGCAGATGAGAGTTCGTGTGAATCCACAAACCGGAGACAATCACGCTTTTGTCTCATGGAGATCTGAGACTGATCCTTCCCCTGGTAATTACTCATTAGGGGTTGATCCCTCTGGAGCACCAGAGATTGTGCTTTGGGAAGGGAACAAGACGAGGAAATGGAGAAGCGGGCAATGGAACTCTGCGATTTTTACCGGGATTCCGAATATGTCTCTGTTGACGAATTATCTTTACGGATTCAAGCTTTCATCTCCTCCAGATGAAACAGGTAGCGTGTACTTCACGTATGTTCCTTCAGATCCATCAGTGTTACTTAGGTTTAAGGTTCTTTATAATGGAACCGAAGAGGAATTGAGATGGAATGAGACTTTGAAGAAGTGGACTAAGTTTCAGTCTGAGCCAGATAGTGAGTGTGATCAGTATAATCGTTGTGGCAAGTTTGGTATTTGTGATATGAAGGGCTCTAATGGAATCTGTAGCTGTATTCATGGTTATGAGCAAGTTTCTGTTGGGAATTGGAGTAGAGgttgtagaagaagaacaccGTTGAAGTGTGAAAGGAACATTAGTGTTGGAGAGGATGAGTTCTTGACTTTGAAATCTGTGAAGTTGCCTGATTTTGAAATTCCTGAACATAATCTTGTTGATCCTGAGGATTGCAGAGAGAGGTGTCTGAGGAATTGTTCTTGCAATGCTTATTCTCTTGTTGGTGGTATTGGATGCATGATTTGGAACCAAGATTTAGTGGATTTACAACAGTTTGAAGCTGGTGGTTCTTCGCTTCATATCCGTCTTGCTGATTCCGAAGTAGGGGAGAACAGGAAAACAAAGATTGCAGTGATTGTCGCGGTTCTTGTTGGTGTGATCTTGATAGGAATCTTTGCTCTGCTTCTATGGAGattcaagagaaagaaag ATGTTTCAGGAGCATATTGTGGTAAGAACACCGATACATCGGTTGTTGTTGCTGATCTGACCAAGAGCAAAGAAACTACTTCAGCGTTTTCAGGATCAGTAGACATAATGATTGAAGGGAAAGCTGTTAACACATCCGAGTTACCTGTCTTTTCTCTGAATGCTATAGCCATAGCTACTAATGATTTCTGCAAAGAAAATGAGCTTGGAAGAGGTGGATTCGGACCAGTCTACAAG GGTGTTCTCGAAGATGGACGTGAGATAGCTGTGAAGAGATTGTCTGGTAAATCAGGACAAGGAGTTGATGAATTCAAGAATGAGATTATTCTCATAGCGAAGCTTCAACATCGGAATCTTGTGAGATTACTTGGATGTTGCTTCGagggagaagagaaaatgCTTGTTTATGAGTATATGCCTAACAAGAGCTTGgatttcttcctctttg ATGAAACGAAACAAGCGTTGATAGACTGGAAACTGCGGTTTTCGATAATTGAAGGGATTGCGAGAGGATTGCTTTATCTTCATAGAGATTCAAGATTGAGAATCATTCATAGAGACTTGAAGGTTAGCAATGTGTTGTTAGATGCAGAGATGAATCCAAAGATCTCAGATTTTGGTATGGCAAGGATCTTTGGTGGTAACCAAAATGAAGCTAACACGGTTCGCGTTGTTGGAACTTA CGGATACATGTCTCCTGAATACGCGATGGAAGGACTTTTCTCGGTGAAATCCGATGTTTACAGCTTCGGTGTCTTGTTGCTAGAGATTGTAAGTGGGAAGAGGAACACAAGTCTTCGATCTTCTGAACATGGAAGTCTCATTGGTTATGTAAGTTTCCCAAAAACTAAGAGTAAAAACTGTTGTTCTCTCTTAATGAgcatttga